In Podospora pseudopauciseta strain CBS 411.78 chromosome 3, whole genome shotgun sequence, one genomic interval encodes:
- a CDS encoding hypothetical protein (EggNog:ENOG503P9FI), producing the protein MAVFCCCTSARSSKTRTIAPRSPEPVLPSPPPPARLPGPLTLNPVNPLSTETSPRSLSSLQPSVPATISPIEPIELGQLVVEDSDSEDEPDHPAPHNKSTSTLHLVRTRIRRHLSQDSLSKKKARSAVGFTEEEIQRRAELKRLMHKRIQEELRSEEGQKSTRSEVSSDRHPGSPKIDLLPGGGPRDNIEFVVADDSRPNSPGMNSEAPDAGQTDPEALAPVAANSKTVREQGSFPEMPASPDLVPQRYPSTSETSSIASWRLSYSAGQLDELASYIDRGEPSSHVDAVHSSSASHPESIIRLPTSGLHPPRPAHSLSRSHSSPARPGTQVTETASVAEQSPLSVWLRSQGLRSRSSSPARSSEQDFEQGASVQQAEVVYLRRWSSVQNSAVPEAESQKPEIVHLYDMDIHRQLGTQTFNTPMDSPTRSRSMRNSGASGSCGAQTSGSTIRPSSDPPSKPPSNKSTFNHSEVILAPHDPNNLGTKSSSVYPSAGQSVQLSAGASTLDLPAILAPHELPPAFTLPGFKWLDAVNNPHLVGESVESSHRTTGENSANNSLPLLEGRSELHRSSTVTKADASSRVRKESQLDTVEKSIGYFHLGHGAPALIVKRFRKEADTPPPEPVKHSFLARLHLTIPRRTKISPRNFDGAVTDQEQEQGQGPNWEPEPSPPPLRHCPGVKRGRPDSWGTAITSLYHPLTPILSEYEGSADDLWRLGIRDESPKQQTESRGIKAHRRGSSFPESLNKRLQAVADSEHSGGSSGYMGVPSTDPSCRFSSAPGSPVSHTTDCGLSSIAETTETPKRSSSTGLPSPIYDAFRTHYPARSSDFTRDCPRSPLAQTGSRLRDSSTPGDQSTCVTPELVADHPEIVIEAARQPHKNDSRLTLKSSTQSFSGKFGKAIKSSFGKLVPHRGPSNSTSSKSLESLKRRGSGARAQVVKLQKSQDVGVSCRGPKHWQTNTPKRGRTISLSTRMATLLHSDSNPEEEKRQHPSHHQLRHRAPLCALPINTPIRDRQASSSADNSKDSATTAEKFITPFSSFYHSNNDTASFHSCHDKGDTTDINSIKSDSTLAHRLHIASAPHLSVLPAGAAKFQTWSGRERSRPLITVQSMEQMRLRRVNTVVRVV; encoded by the exons ATGGCCGTCTTCTGCTGTTGCACTTCGGCACGGTCGTCCAAAACACGGACAATCGCACCAAGAAGTCCTGAGCCTGTGTtaccttcaccaccaccccctgctCGCCTCCCCGGACCCCTTACCCTGAATCCAGTCAACCCACTCTCGACTGAGACATCTCCCAGATCGCTCTCATCACTTCAGCCTTCGGTACCTGCCACCATCAGCCCCATCGAACCCATAGAGCTCGGCCAGTTGGTAGTCGAAGACTCGGACAGTGAAGATGAGCCTGACCATCCAGCACCCCACAATAAGagcaccagcaccctccACCTGGTTCGCACCCGTATCCGCCGTCACCTCTCCCAGGATTCGCTctcaaagaagaaggctcGGTCTGCAGTGGGCttcaccgaggaggagattcaGCGACGAGCCGAGCTGAAACGGCTTATGCACAAAAGAATCCAGGAGGAGCTCCGGAGTGAAGAAGGGCAAAAATCCACACGGAGTGAAGTCTCCTCTGATCGACACCCTGGCAGTCCCAAGATTGACCTTCTTCCTGGCGGCGGACCGCGGGACAATATCGAGTTTGTTGTTGCCGATGACAGCAGGCCCAACTCACCCGGAATGAACAGTGAAGCACCGGATGCTGGTCAGACTGATCCCGAAGCTCTTGCACCGGTTGCCGCAAACTCCAAAACAGTTCGAGAACAAGGCTCCTTCCCAGAGATGCCAGCATCACCAGATCTTGTGCCTCAGCGGTATCCAAGCACTAGCGAGACCTCCTCAATTGCTTCCTGGCGGCTTTCTTACAGTGCAGGCCAGCTCGACGAACTGGCCAGCTACATTGACCGAGGAGAGCCATCGAGTCATGTAGATGCTGTGCACAGCTCCTCTGCGTCACACCCGGAATCCATCATTCGTCTTCCAACCTCGGGATTGCATCCACCACGCCCTGCCCATTCGTTGTCACGCTCACATTCGTCACCCGCCCGACCCGGCACGCAAGTTACTGAGACTGCATCCGTTGCAGAGCAGTCTCCATTGAGCGTCTGGCTGCGAAGTCAGGGCCTTCGATCTCgttcttcctcgcctgcaAGATCATCCGAACAAGACTTTGAGCAAGGTGCAAGTGTTCAGCAAGCCGAGGTGGTTTATCTCAGGAGATGGAGCTCTGTTCAAAATTCTGCCGTCCCAGAGGCTGAGAGTCAGAAGCCGGAAATAGTCCACCTCTACGACATGGATATTCATCGCCAGTTGGGAACTCAAACTTTCAACACACCAATGGATTCTCCAACACGATCCCGATCGATGAGAAACAGTGGTGCAAGCGGTTCCTGCGGTGCTCAAACTTCGGGAAGTACAATCCGTCCCTCTTCCGACCCTCCAAGCAAACCTCCAAGCAACAAGTCGACTTTCAACCACTCTGAAGTTATCTTGGCTCCACACGACCCGAATAACCTGGGGACAAAGTCATCGTCGGTGTACCCATCAGCTGGACAAAGTGTACAGTTGAGCGCAGGCGCGTCTACTCTTGATCTTCCGGCGATACTTGCCCCCCACGAGTTACCGCCAGCTTTTACTTTGCCAGGTTTCAAAT GGCTTGATGCTGTGAATAATCCACACCTTGTAGGAGAATCGGTGGAAAGTTCCCACCGAACAACAGGAGAAAACTCGGCCAACAACAGTTTGCCACTTCTGGAAGGACGCTCAGAGCTCCACAGGTCTTCGACAGTTACAAAAGCCGATGCCTCGAGTAGGGTCCGCAAGGAGTCTCAACTGGATACGGTTGAAAAGAGTATCGGATATTTTCATCTTGGCCACGGTGCACCTGCACTTATCGTCAAGAGGTTCCGGAAGGAGGCAGACACACCTCCCCCGGAGCCGGTGAAACACTCTTTTCTGGCACGCCTTCATTTGACCATCCCTAGAAGAACCAAAATAAGCCCACGAAACTTTGACGGTGCTGTCACAGACCAAGAACAGGAGCAGGGGCAGGGACCGAACTGGGAGCCAGagccgtcaccaccaccgttgaGACATTGTCCAGGCGTCAAACGTGGGCGTCCTGACTCTTGGGGAACAGCCATCACCTCACTGTACCACCCTCTAACCCCGATTCTTTCCGAATATGAAGGCAGTGCAGATGATCTGTGGAGGTTAGGCATACGCGACGAGTCTCCGAAACAACAGACGGAGTCTCGCGGTATCAAAGCCCATCGCCGTGGTTCAAGTTTCCCCGAAAGTCTGAACAAGAGGCTCCAAGCTGTTGCTGATTCGGAGCACAGTGGCGGCTCCTCTGGGTATATGGGTGTTCCGAGTACCGACCCGTCTTGTCGTTTCTCGTCTGCACCGGGCTCGCCGGTCTCTCATACAACTGATTGCGGCTTGTCGTCCATCGCAGAGACGACCGAGACCCCCAAGCGCAGTTCGTCCACAGGCCTCCCAAGCCCAATTTACGATGCATTCAGAACACACTACCCAGCAAGAAGCAGCGATTTCACCCGAGACTGTCCCAGATCCCCACTGGCACAGACAGGCTCCCGACTTCGTGACTCTTCTACTCCTGGCGACCAATCTACCTGCGTCACCCCTGAGCTCGTTGCGGACCACCCGGAAATCGTGATTGAAGCCGCACGCCAACCCCACAAAAACGACTCCCGCCTTACTCTTAAGTCGAGCACCCAGTCCTTCTCTGGGAAGTTTGGAAAAGCCATCAAGTCAAGTTTTGGAAAGCTCGTCCCCCACCGCGGGCCCTCCAACAGCACTAGTTCGAAGTCACTGGAAAGCCTCAAAAGGCGAGGAAGCGGAGCCAGAGCACAGGTTGTGAAACTTCAAAAGTCACAAGACGTAGGAGTGTCATGCCGGGGCCCGAAGCATTGGCAGACAAATACGCCAAAAAGGGGTCGCACGATTTCTCTCAGCACACGGATGGCGACCTTGTTGCATTCTGACTCGAATCCCGAAGAGGAGAAGCGACAGCATCCTAGCCATCACCAGCTCCGGCATCGTGCACCTCTTTGTGCACTGCCTATAAACACACCTATTCGAGATCGACAAGCCAGCAGTAGCGCAGACAACAGCAAAGATTCGGCGACGACAGCCGAAAAGTTTATTACGCCATTCAGCTCATTTTATCACAGCAACAATGATACGGCATCGTTTCACTCTTGTCATGATAAAGGGGATACTACGGATATCAATTCCATCAAAAGCGATAGCACACTGGCTCATCGACTGCATATTGCCTCGGCGCCTCACTTGAGTGTGCTGCCGGCGGGAGCGGCCAAGTTTCAGACTtggagtgggagggagaggagcagGCCGCTGATTACGGTGCAGAGCATGGAGCAGATgcggttgaggagggtgaataCGGTGGTGAGAGTTGTGTGA
- the COX15_1 gene encoding Cytochrome c oxidase assembly protein cox15 (COG:S; EggNog:ENOG503P6RM), which translates to MIAASRTLASPVLRQAVARRGFSTTRAQLSSPYHYPEGPLSNIPFNPRKKGFAIKYWTYCTVGFTLPFGIAVWQTYHPAK; encoded by the exons ATGATCGCCGCCTCCCGCACTCTTGCTTCTCCTGTCCTCCGCCAGGCGGTCGCCCGCCGCGGCTTCTCGACCACCCGCGCCCAGCTGTCGTCGCCTTATCACTACCCTGAGGGTCCCCTTTCCAACATTCCCTTCAACCCCCGCAAGAAGGGATTCGCGATCAAGTACTGGACTTACTGCACTGTTGGGTTTACTTTGCCTTTTGGCATTGCCG TCTGGCAAACTTACCACCCTGCGAAGTAA
- the SEC6 gene encoding SNARE-binding exocyst subunit S6 (COG:U; EggNog:ENOG503NUSF; BUSCO:EOG09260K5F): protein MDIPPVHLPTLLRHPDDLFDKLSALKTEFARKKSLIDSQLRAGLRDQVETTQSGMTHLSDSQKTLQSIKEEMIKIDKIASESQNQITGTDFATINLVSQAHRNFNAVETMRRNLEGFAERVAEVEEMLREDEADYEAMPNLLRVHYELTRLRNIRDDAMEQISRGDDPGLRVTLEDYFERLDGVVRVFDERIELIAMSLITLVQAENESLVVRFALIVEAEEKSDQRVMALQEALKDHREIATRFQSITDGAKTVRGYKERFLECIKDAAAPQFEKSRQEFMGDPGGLEKSLRWYFNDLNTVRLGMEQKQLMPRKWKIFKTWAVIFHQMMHDFLIGIVEDPETSSSHTLEIVGWPEKYYRKMLKLGFKQEELGVQVIDNRETELVRDFRQLIIKFLDEWIDRIWAAERKDFAERGVDGGNLETDEYGYFRNKNLIDLWRMLREQLEAAANSKRADVVEGVVDAMFQRLRQRQQAWQKMLEDESARYENSTTGDLEGFQPLQDWLVATANDQIACIDDNEEEGRLAYLSDFRKKFSPLVTPQYMDRAEAEVTTLRDGYVDLSTWCMAKFASLVFSVDFRTVMPDFFTPKWYTTTHMARMIATFEEYVSDYRMVLHHSLVDIFIEIFADELLVRYLGSVRNKGAKFRRVDNFQDKIFDDLSTAFEFFNSLPNPEVGNAIKETWRVTEAFLGLLTAEKEQIPDTFAGFKTSYWDLQISWVEAVLRSRDDFERSMLNAVKARAAQMDVVRGPETIMSKVK, encoded by the coding sequence ATGGACATCCCCCCcgtccacctccccaccctcctccgccacccaGACGACCTCTTCGACAAGCTCTCGGCCCTCAAAACCGAATTCGCCCGCAAAAAATCCCTGATCGACTCCCAGCTCCGCGCCGGCCTGCGCGACCAGGTCGAAACAACCCAATCCGGCATGACGCACCTATCCGACTCGCAAAAAACACTACAGTCGATTAAGGAAGAAATGATCAAGATTGACAAGATCGCCTCGGAATCCCAAAACCAGATCACGGGCACAGACTTTGCGACGATCAACCTCGTCAGTCAAGCACATCGTAACTTCAACGCTGTCgagacgatgaggaggaaccTGGAGGGGTTTGCTGAGAGGgtggcggaggtggaggagatgctgagggaggacgaggctGATTACGAGGCGATGCCGAATTTGTTGAGGGTGCATTATGAGctgacgaggttgaggaatATAAGGGATGATGCGATGGAGCAGATTAGTAGGGGGGATGATCCGGGGTTGAGGGTGACGTTGGAGGATTATTTTGAgaggttggatggggtggtgagggtgtttgATGAGAGGATTGAGCTGATTGCTATGAGTTTGATCACGTTGGTGCAGGCGGAGAATGagagtttggtggtgaggtttgcGTTGATtgtggaggcggaggagaagagtgATCAGAGGGTTATGGCGCTGCAAGAAGCGCTGAAGGACCATAGGGAGATTGCGACGAGGTTTCAGAGCATTACTGACGGGGCCAAAACTGTGAGGGGGTACAAGGAAAGGTTTTTGGAGTGCATCAAGGATGCGGCGGCGCCGCAGTTTGAGAAGAGCAGGCAGGAGTTTATGGGGGATccgggggggttggagaagagTTTGAGGTGGTATTTTAATGATTTGAACACGGTGAGGTTAGGGATGGAGCAGAAGCAGCTGATGCCGAGGAAGTGGAAGATTTTCAAGACGTGGGCGGTGATCTTTCACCAGATGATGCATGATTTCTTGATTGGGATCGTGGAGGACCCGGAGACGAGCAGTAGCCACACGTTGGAGATTGTGGGGTGGCCGGAGAAGTATTATAGGAAGATGCTGAAGTTGGGGTTCaagcaggaggagttgggggtgCAGGTCATCGACAACAGGGAGACGGAGCTGGTGAGAGATTTCAGacagctcatcatcaagtTTTTAGACGAGTGGATTGATCGGATTtgggcggcggagaggaaggattTTGCTGAACGAGGTGTTGACGGCGGGAACCTGGAAACAGACGAGTACGGGTATTTTCGCAACAAGAACCTCATCGATCTCTGGCGCATGCTGAGGGAACAACTcgaagcagcagccaacTCCAAGCGAGCGGATGTGGTCGAGGGTGTAGTCGACGCCATGTTCCAACGCCTACGCCAACGCCAGCAGGCCTGGCAGAAGATGCTCGAGGACGAGTCTGCGCGGTACGAAAACTCCACCACGGGCGACCTGGAGGGGTTCCAACCGCTGCAGGACTGGCTTGTGGCCACGGCGAACGACCAGATAGCCTGCATAGACGAcaacgaggaagaaggccgGCTGGCTTACCTCTCGGACTTTAGGAAAAAGTTCTCTCCCCTCGTCACGCCCCAGTACATGGACCGCGCCGAAGCAGAAGTCACCACCCTGCGGGATGGCTACGTTGACTTGTCCACGTGGTGCATGGCCAAGTTTGCCAGCCTGGTCTTTTCCGTTGACTTTAGGACTGTCATGCCCGACTTTTTCACGCCAAAGTggtacaccaccacccacatgGCGCGCATGATCGCCACGTTTGAGGAGTACGTCTCGGACTACAGGATGGTGCTGCACCACTCGCTCGTTGACATTTTTATCGAAATCTTTGCGGACGAGCTCCTCGTCCGGTACCTCGGCTCGGTCAGGAACAAGGGCGCCAAGTTTAGGAGGGTGGACAACTTTCAGGACAAGATCTTTGACGACTTGTCTACCGCGTTCGAGTTTTTTAATTCCCTTCCTAACCCGGAAGTGGGCAACGCCATCAAGGAGACGTGGAGGGTCACGGAGGCGTTTCTGGGCCTGCTGACTGCGGAAAAGGAACAGATCCCGGACACTTTTGCGGGCTTCAAGACGTCGTATTGGGACTTGCAAATCAGCTGGGTCGAGGCCGTGTTGAGGAGCAGGGATGACTTTGAAAGGAGTATGCTGAATGCCGTCAAGGCGAGGGCCGCGCAGATGGATGTGGTTAGGGGGCCGGAGACGATTATGAGTAAGGTCAAGTAG
- the GLR1 gene encoding Glutathione reductase (BUSCO:EOG09262H1X; COG:Q; EggNog:ENOG503NVN5): MQAISILARRPVLSSRTVASGRIGTISRHFSSTVINMAPISKETDFLVIGGGSGGLGAARAAASRYGAKAMVIEGKRLGGTCVNVGCVPKKVTFNAAFIAETIHQAKAYGFSVQETAPFDWPTFKTKRDAYIKRLNGIYERNLANDKVEYIHGWAKLLSKNSVEVTLDDGSKEVVNAKKILIAVGGNPHVPPEIPGSELGINSDGFFDIDKLPKKVALVGAGYIAVEFAGMFNALGVETHLFIRYDTFLRSFDPMIQEKVTAEYERLGIHVHKRSLTNKVEKDEKTGKLRLHYNSSKGEGSNGEGVLEDVDHLIWAIGRTPAIEGLGLEAAGVKTTEKGHIVVDEYQNTNVENVYALGDVTGHVELTPVAIAAGRKLAARLFGPEQFRTSKLDYDNIPSVVFSHPEVGSIGLTEPQAVEKYGAENLKIYKTNFTAMYYAMMEPEEKAPTSYKLICAGPEEKVVGLHIMGLGSGEMLQGFGVAVKMGATKADFDSCVAIHPTSAEELVTLR, from the exons ATGCAAGCAATCTCTATCTTGGCCAGACGCCCGGTCTTATCATCCAGAACTGTTGCATCAGGCCGCATCGGCACCATCTCCAGACACTTTTCGTCCACAGTGATCAACATGGCGCCCATCTCCAAAGAAACCGACTTCCTCGTAATCGgaggcggcagcggcggcctcGGTGCCGCCAGAGCCGCCGCCTCGAGATACGGCGCAAAGGCCATGGTAATCGAGGGAAAGAGACTCGGAGGCACATGTGTCAACGTGGG TTGTGTGCCAAAAAAGGTGACTTTCAACGCCGCCTTTATCGCCGAGACCATCCACCAAGCCAAGGCCTACGGCTTCAGCGTTCAAGAAACAGCCCCTTTCGACTGGCCAACGTTCAAGACCAAGCGCGATGCCTACATCAAGCGCCTCAACGGTATCTACGAGCGCAACCTTGCCAATGACAAGGTGGAATACATTCACGGCTGGGCCAAGCTTCTGTCGAAGAACTCGGTCGAGGTGACCCTGGACGATGGCAGCAAGGAGGTTGTCAATGCGAAGAAGATTCTGATCGCCGTCGGCGGTAACCCACATGTGCCCCCAGAAATTCCTGGTTCCGAGCTCGGAATCAACAGCGACGGTTTCTTCGATATCGACAAGCTTCCCAAGAAGGTGGCgcttgttggtgctggttATATCGCTGTTGAGTTCGCCGGCATGTTCAACGCGCTCGGTGTCGAGACACATTTGTTTATTCGTTACGACACCTTCCTCCGCAGCTTTGACCCAATGATTCAGGAGAAGGTCACGGCCGAGTACGAGAGACTCGGAATCCATGTACACAAGAGAAGCTTGACCAACAAGGTTGAGAAGGATGAGAAGACCGGCAAGCTCAGGCTTCACTACAACTCCTCCAAGGGCGAGGGCTCCAATGGCGAGGGCGTtttggaggatgtggatcACTTGATTTGGGCCATTGGCCGCACACCAGCCATCGAGGGACTCGGTCTTGAGGCGGCGGGCGTCAAGACCACCGAGAAGGGCCATATTGTGGTTGATGAATATCAAAACACCAACGTCGAGAACGTCTACGCGCTTGGCGACGTCACCGGTCATGTCGAGCTCACCCCAGTAGCCATTGCTGCCGGTCGCAAGCTTGCCGCTCGTCTCTTCGGGCCAGAGCAGTTCAGAACTTCCAAGCTCGATTACGACAATATTCCTTCGGTCGTCTTTTCCCACCCCGAGGTTGGCTCGATCGGCTTGACTGAACCCCAGGCTGTGGAGAAGTATGGCGCTGAGAACCTCAAGATCTACAAGACCAACTTCACGGCCATGTACTATGCCATGATGGAgcccgaggagaaggcgccTACCAGCTACAAGCTTATCTGCGCTGGGCcagaggagaaggttgttgGTCTGCACATCATGGGTCTGGGCAGCGGAGAGATGCTCCAGGGCTTTGGTGTTGCGGTGAAGATGGGGGCCACCAAGGCTGATTTTGATAGCTGTGTTGCTATCCATCCGACTAGCGCCGAGGAGCTTGTTACTTTGAGGTAG
- a CDS encoding hypothetical protein (COG:S; EggNog:ENOG503P4WU) encodes MIKTRASHKTSTMTTTKLPLPGKLTVAQLQSLCSSTGLPQAGSKPTIQQTLRQAAQSAQHIPDTARILSIDLGLKNFAFSLLTPASSPSEKTPLPTPPDSSSVPQALLPPVTLHHWNHLNLTTPLLPQDDPVQFTPSSLSSLTYSLISTHLLPLNPTHILIERQRFRTGNASNIFEWTIRVNTLESMLHACFATLKGVDLFHGNVISISPKTVAGYLFPKSEAKAEGGGKSQNAYHLLKANKVGMLGEWLQQGKLIKPQDQGAGMAEGFLEAWRAKGVRGKKKREMEEGVLGRGVKLDDLSDSVLQGMVWLQWQRNLEGLRGVDFGEEEKGVAKAISKVKKGTGRIKHVDVHDEGYGGVEVDAVLEGGGGKKKSGRRKNTVVAQEVIDEVVLLETPKKSRGRSKKVEGIEEVEDTETAGTEPVKKRPGRRKKASVEEENVEEVVLEADAKKKSRGRPRKAAVVGSDKVEVAAAEMKTSRRRSARIESNEDDIVLI; translated from the exons ATGATCAAGACTCGAG CATCTCATAAGACTTCCACCATGACAACCaccaaactccccctccccggcaAGCTCACCGTCGCCCAGCTCCAatccctctgctcctccaccggccTCCCCCAGGCCGGTTCCAAACCCACCATCCAACAAACCCTCCGCCAAGCAGCCCAATCCGCCCAACACATCCCCGACACCGCTCGCATACTGAGCATCGACCTCGGCCTCAAAAACTTCGCCTTCAGCCTCCTCACACCCGCCTCAAGCCCTTCAGAGAAGACACCCTTACCAACACCCCCCGATTCATCATCAGTTCCCCAGGCATTACTCCCACCCGtcaccctccaccactggaaccacctcaacctaaccacccccctcctcccacaagATGACCCAGTCCaattcaccccctcctccttatcCTCACTAACCTACTCCCTCATctcaacccacctcctccccttgaACCCAACCCACATCCTCATCGAGCGCCAGCGCTTCCGTACCGGCAACGCCTCAAACATATTCGAATGGACGATCAGGGTGAACACGCTGGAATCAATGCTCCACGCCTGTTTTGCAACCCTCAAAGGGGTCGACTTATTCCATGGCAATGTCATTTCCATCTCACCAAAGACAGTAGCCGGTTACCTCTTTCCCAAAAGTgaggccaaggccgagggaggggggaagagcCAAAATGCGTACCATTTGTTGAAGGCGAATAAAGTCGGTATGTTGGGGGAGTGGTTACAGCAGGGGAAACTGATAAAGCCACAGGACCAGGGGGCGGGGATGGCAGAGGGTTTTTTGGAGGCGTGGAGGGcgaagggggtgagggggaagaagaagagggagatggaggagggggtgctgggaaggggggtgaagtTAGATGATTTGAGTGATTCGGTGTTGCAGGGGATGGTTTGGTTGCAGTGGCAGAGGAacttggaggggttgaggggggtggattttggggaggaggagaagggggttgcGAAGGCGATTAGCAAGGTGAAGAAAGGGACCGGGAGGATCAAGCATGTTGATGTGCATGATGAGGGGtatggaggggttgaggtggatgCTGTgttggagggaggtggtgggaagaagaaatcggggaggaggaaaaacACCGTCGTGGCTCAGGAAGTTATTGATGaagtggtgttgttggagacTCCAAAGAAGAGTCGTGGGCGGTccaagaaggtggaggggatcgaggaggtggaagataCTGAGACAGCCGGAACAGAACCGGTCAAAAAGCGGCCTGGTCGACGGAAAAAGGCGTCAGTCGAAGAAGAGAATGTTGAAGAGGTTGTGCTGGAGGCAGATGCTAAGAAAAAAAGCCGTGGTAGGCCAAGGAAAGcagctgttgttgggagTGACAAAGTTGAGGTGGCAGCGGCTGAGATGAAAACTTCCAGAAGAAGGTCAGCTCGAATTGAATCGAACGAGGATGATATCGTCTTGATATAA